A portion of the Bubalus kerabau isolate K-KA32 ecotype Philippines breed swamp buffalo chromosome 1, PCC_UOA_SB_1v2, whole genome shotgun sequence genome contains these proteins:
- the LOC129641548 gene encoding olfactory receptor 6C3-like, with amino-acid sequence MRNHTMLTEFVLLGISDNPELQVVIFTFLFLAYVLSVAGNLTIIILTLTDCHLKTPMYYFLRNFSFLEITFTSVSIPRFLGAIITKVKTISYNNCLAQLFFFIFMGVSEFFLLTAMSYDRYVAICKPLHYTTIMNKKICTLLVFSSWLGGFLTIFPPLMLILQLDFCASNIIDHFSCDYFPILQLACSDTWLLEMIGFYFAFVTLLFTLALVILSYMCIISTILRIPSATQRKKAFSTCSSHMIVISISYGSCIFMYVKPSAKERASLTKGVAILNTSIAPC; translated from the coding sequence ATGAGAAACCACACAATGCTTACAGAATTCGTCCTCTTGGGCATATCAGACAACCCAGAGCTTCAGGTtgtcatttttacctttttatttctggcttatgtATTGAGTGTTGCTGGAAACCTAACCATCATCATTCTTACTTTAACAGACTGTCATCTAAAGACTCCGATGTATTATTTCCTCCGGAATTTCTCCTTCTTAGAGATTACATTCACCAGTGTTTCTATCCCCAGGTTTTTGGGGGCAATCATTACTAAAGTCAAGACTATTTCCTATAACAATTGCTTGGCTCagttatttttcttcatcttcatgGGTGTGTCTGAGTTTTTCCTTCTCACTGCCATGTCTTATGATCGATATGTTGCCATCTGCAAGCCTCTCCATTACACCACCATCATGAACAAGAAAATCTGCACTTTGCTGGTCTTTAGTTCATGGCTAGGGGGATTTCTTACCATTTTTCCACCACTCATGCTTATCCTTCAGCTAGATTTCTGTGCTTCCAACATAATTGATCACTTCTCCTGTGATTACTTCCCCATTTTGCAACTCGCATGCTCAGATACGTGGCTTTTAGAGATGATTGGCTTTTACTTTGCTTTTGTGACTCTGCTCTTCACATTGGCATTAGTGATTCTATCCTACATGTGCATTATTAGCACCATTTTGAGAATACCATCGGCTACTCAGAGGAAAAAGGCTTTCTCCACATGTTCCTCTCACATGATTGTCATTTCCATTTCTTATGGAAGCTGTATATTCATGTATGTCAAGCCTTCAGCAAAAGAAAGAGCTTCATTGACCAAAGGAGTAGCTATTCTCAACACTTCAATTGCCCCATGTTAA